Within the Candidatus Acidiferrales bacterium genome, the region GTCAACGACCAGAAACTTCATTTTACGGCTCCTTAACTTAAATACTTCGCAACTTCGTACTGAATTCTTTTTTGATCGAACGGTTTCAAGAGGTATGAATTTGCACCAAGTTTCATCCCGGTTTCGATATCCTGCTCATTCGTCAGTGAAGATAAGATTATGACCGGTGTCTCGCGGTACTCCCTATCTTCACGAACCGCTTTCAGGAATTCGAAGCCGTCCATGTTCGGCATGTTAAGATCGGTTATGATCAGATCGACTTTAGTCTTGGAGAGTTTTTCAAGTGCCTCCATTCCGTCTCTTGCGGCAATTACGTTGAATCCCTGGGCTCGGATGGCGAACACAAGAAATTTTCGAATCGATTCTGAATCGTCAACGATCAATACTGCTTTTGATGACATCTTTTACTCCTTCATGTAAGCAATTGCTTTTTCAAAATGCACGGGCATCAACGCCTGTGTCAGACCGTAAAGAGTTTCAGAATAGCCGACGAATAAATATCCGCCTTTGTTCATGGTGTCATAAATCAAAGAGACAACGGTCTGTTTCGAATTAAAGTCAAAATAAATCAGGACGTTGGCGGCGAAGACGACGTCGACGCCCCTTGTGGTACGCATAGCAGCTCTGTCGAATAGGTTGATCTGTTTGAA harbors:
- a CDS encoding response regulator, with translation MSSKAVLIVDDSESIRKFLVFAIRAQGFNVIAARDGMEALEKLSKTKVDLIITDLNMPNMDGFEFLKAVREDREYRETPVIILSSLTNEQDIETGMKLGANSYLLKPFDQKRIQYEVAKYLS
- a CDS encoding CheR family methyltransferase: FKQINLFDRAAMRTTRGVDVVFAANVLIYFDFNSKQTVVSLIYDTMNKGGYLFVGYSETLYGLTQALMPVHFEKAIAYMKE